TCGGCCCCTTCTGCGAGACCATGAGCTTCACCACCGGTAACATTTCGGAAATCCCGGAAGCCCCAGCCCTCATCTATCCAGCCCACATGGCCACAAACTTGCCCATCGACATCGAATTCAGCTGGCTGGCCATGCCATTGGCGGAAAGCTATATCCTGCATATCTCCCAAAGCCCTTATTTTGTAGACCCGGAATTTGCCATCGAAAACATCTCCGGAACCACACAACTGGTTGAAGGGCTGAATTTTGGCACCCTGTATTACTGGCGCGTCGGCTCGGCAAACGTCGCCGGAGAAAGCAATTTCTCCCAGATCAACCGGTTCACCACCATGTATGTCGTGGCTGGCGAGGATCACCTCAATCCTGTGCTGATCAACAACTTGGAACAGAACTTCCCCAATCCCTTTAATCCCAGCACCACCATCTCCCTGAGCCTCAAAGACCCGGCCGCCGAACTCAGCGTGCTGATCTATAATATCAAGGGACAAGTGGTTAGAAACCTATACCAGGGAACGCCCGGCAAACAGCGGCTCAACCTGATTTGGGACGGCAAGGACGACCAGGGCGGCTTTGTCGGCAGTGGGATCTACCATTACCGGATGCGGTCTGGAGACTATGTCCAGACGCGTAAGATGATACTAATGAAATAAGATAGCATCCTGACACCCAAGCTTCTGAAAGTAAATTAGCAGTTTGCAATGCGGACTGCTAATTTTTTCTTGCCTTCTTGCCCATTCCGATTATATTAAAGGTAGAAATTCATTTCACAAGGAGGTTCAAAATGAAGATCGTACCTTATCGCAAAGGACAAGAATTGAGGCCGATGGGCACCATGATGAGCATATTCGATGATTTCTTCAGCCGTGCCTTCGACGAAGATGCCGGTGAGGATAATTTCCGCTCCATGGCAATGGATATCATCGAGCACGACAAGGAGTTCGAGATCCTGGCCAACCTGCCCGGATTCCGCAAGGATGACGTGAAGATCTCCGTGCATGACAACCAGCTTCTGATCGAGGCCAAATGCGCGGAAAGCAGGGAAGAGACCAAAGGCACCGTGTATCGCTGCGAACGCTACAGCGGCAGCTATCGCAGGAATCTGCTGCTGCCGGAAAACAGCGACCTGGCCAAGATTTCCGCCAAAATGGAAGACGGCGTCCTGAGATTGGTCATACCCAAAAAGGAACCCTCACCCCAGAAAGAAATCGTAATTCAGTAATCAAGCCCAACGCTCAAAACCAAGCAAGGCGCGGGAATTTCTTCCGCGCCTTCTTTGCTTACTGAGGAAATTGCCCCCTTACTTGAGCTTGCCCGTGAAAACCAGCCTTTTCACATCCCATCCGTTCTGTCCCAGCCAGTCCAGTATCTCCTGATAGGTGACCCTGTCGAAGGCCCGTTCCCGGCTCAGGATCCACAGATATTCGCGGTTGGGGTCGCTGACCACCGTGTATGAATAATTCTTCTGGTCCAGTTTCACGATCCAGTAGTCGCCCTTGAAGGGCCAGAAAAAGGTGACCTTGAGTTTGGAATTGCTCCTATCAACAGCATATGCGGTGGCGTTGGCCTTTGATTTGACCACTGTGGCTGCTTCGTCCGCCCAGCAAGTGTTGAGCACCCTGATCCTGCCTTTCTTGCCCAGGGAATACTCCGCCGTTACCACTTTGCCGCAATCTGCCTTTTGAAAACGCGTTGGGAAAAAAGCCTGCTGATACCAGCGTCCCAGATAGCGGTCTAGGTCTACCGATTTCACTGTAGTGACGGGCTTATCCGCCTTGGCCGCAAGACTTAAGCCTAGGACCAGGAGAAGGATGGTGAGGATTAGGTTATAGTTCATTTGATGTCCTTTCTTTTACCATACAAGCTAATGCCCCCAATCCCGGAGTCAAGGAGAAACTACTTGCTGTTCCTGACGGACATTTAAATCACCCAGGCTGGTGACAGGAATCCGCTCTATTTCAACAGGATCAACCTCTTGGCTATCCTGGATGTACCTGTATTCAATTGATACAAATAGATCCCGGCAGGCCAATCCCTGATATCCAGGTTCACTACGTTCGCACCCTGACCCAAGTTGTATTGAACTATGCGCTGTCCGCGCAAGTTGAAAACGTCCAAAGTGCCGCGTTCGCCCTTTGCCAGATCAGCTCTGATCCGGACCTTGTTTTCCAAGTGGATTGGATTGGGGCAAGGTTCATACAAGATTGAAGCAAATGGCAAAGCCGCAACTGATTCGTCATCGATGTCCACTCCGCTGGATAGCTTGGCAATGAACGCATCAGAGTAGCCGTTACTGGTGAGTGAGATATCGCCAAAATTGGGGCTGCCTTCAAACCAGCCTGTAAGATAAATCCCGCAAGCGTCATCCACGGCAATGTCCCAGCCCACATCATCGGCATAATCGCCGCCCGCCTGTGCGGCCCAGAGCCAGTTGCCATCGCTGTTTGCCGCTGCCGCGAAGATATCTTTCTCTCCGCTGCTAACCAAGGTGTTGTTGCCAAAAGTTGCCGTTCCAGTAAAATAACCTGTTGTGACAATGTTGTTTACACTATCAATATCCAGATCATAACCCGTATCGCTTGAGCCACTGCCGGCTCCAATGACCCACAGCCAGTTGCCATTGGCGTCCAGCCTGGTAAGAAATATATCGCTGGAAGAGTTGTTGCTGGAAATGCTGTGATCGCCGAAGGTGGCATCCGGTCCGGCAAAACTGCCCGTTAAATAGATGTCTGTGGCATCAAGCACTTTGATGCCCCGCCCAATATCATTGAAACTACTTCCCGCCTGCCTCGTCCACAGAAAGTCTCCAGAGCTATCCAATTTGGTCACGAAAATATCCGCCTCGCCATAACTGGTTAAGGTTGAATTGCCAAAATTGGCCGTACCAGTGAAATATCCGCTCAGGTATATGTTGCCAACAGCGTCCAGAACAATGCCATAACCCTCGTCATAAGCCGTGCCGCCAGCATGTTCAGCCCACATAACACCACCGCCAATGTCAAATTTGACCAGCAGGATATCGCGGAGTCCATAGCTGGTCAGGGTGTTGCCATCAACCTGGATGGATCCAGAAAACCAGCCTGTGACATACGCTTGCGAACAAGAATCCACAGCTATGGCAAAACCGTTGTCATTCAAGGTTCCGCCGAAGCTGCTGGCCCAAAGCCAGGCTCCGTCACTGCTCAGCTTCGCCACGAAGATATCCTCAGCGCCGGCACTTGTGATTGTGTGTGAGCCGAATACGGCGGTTCCGTTAAACCAGCCCGTGATGTAAACATTGGCGGCGGCATCTAGCGCCATGGCTTTGGGCATATTGGCTCCGCCACTCACAGCCCAGATATAGTTGCCGTCGGTATCAATTTTAGCCACAAAAACGTTATTGCCTCCCGTGCTGGTCAGCGTGATCGATCCCAAGGTCACAGACTCGTAAAAACGACCTGTGACATAAACATAGCCCTCACTGTCAGTGGCAATGGATAGGCCAACATCGTTGTTGGCACCCCCAACCCCATCTGCCCATATCCATTGGGGCATTTGTGCCGACAATCCAGACCATATCATTATCACCATCAAACCTGAGAGAACAGCATTAAGCGCGTTCATAACTCCTCCCTGGACCATGTTCTTGTTTAAACTACATTTTGAATAAGACAGATATTTAGTCAAGCTATTTAACCTAAGTTTTAGTTTGTTCAGTGGATCAAGGTTTTAAGACATCTGGCGGCTTTCTGTTAGTTCCAAAGCCCATTGATTGGGCCTTCCATCCCTTTTTACTTGACGGGAACCTGCCTTCCAAAAAACGTGCAAACATAGAAATAATAATGATTTGGAGGCTTGATGCTCAAGCTGGACATCGATCCCGGATTGATCCAAAGGGCCCGCGAAGCAGCCGGACGGATAGCCCATTCCTTTGATTGGTTGTTCGAAGAATACTCATCGCTGACGATCGAGCGTACGGTGCTTCGTTTGCTGGGCATTGACGGCGCGCTCAAAGACGGAAAACCCCTGCCCAACGTGGTTGTCGACCATTTGCAGGCGAAAAACGCCCTGGTGAAGGGAGCCGCGATCCCGGTTGCCAACGCCATGCTGGCCAATAACATGAGTGCCCAGGAAGTCGCTGAAGCAGTGGGACGGGGAGAACTGGACCTGTTGGAGCAGCCGCAGGCAGCTCCGGCTGAGATCTTTGCCGTCCTGGACGAACTTTCCGGACGAATGCTCAAGCACATTGCCCACCAGCACGAAACCCGGGAGGCGATGTTCACCCGTTTCGGACCTCGCCGGGTTCCGGCGATCTACGTAATCGTTGCCACCGGAAACATTTATGAAGACGTGATCCAGGCCAAAGCCGTGGCTTCGGAAGGCGCGGACATCATCGCCGTGATCCGCTCCACCGCGCAATCTCTGCTGGACTACGTGCCCTATGGCGCCACAACCGTCGGTTTTGGAGGCACTTACGCTACTCAGGAAAACTTCCGCATCATGCGCGCCGCCTTGGATGAGGTTTCGGAAACCGAGCAGCGTTACATCAGCCTCACCAACTACGCCTCGGGCCTGTGTATGCCGGAAATTTCAGCCATGGGCGCGATCGAGCGCCTGGACCTGATGCTCAACGACGCCATGTATGGCATCCTGTTCCGGGACATCAATCCAAAAAGGACCTTGCTGGACCAGTATTTCAGCCGCATGATCAACGCCTTTGCCGGGATCGAGATCCAAACCGGCGAAGACAATTATCTCACCACCTCCGACGCGGTCGAAAAGGCATATACGGTGACGGCTTCGCAGCTATTGAACGAACAATTTGCCCTGCTGAGCGGCATGAAGCGAGAAAAGATGGGCCTCGGCCACGCCCATGAGATCGATCCGGAACTGGAGAACAGCTTTTCCTATGAGCTGGCCCATGCTCTGCTGACCAAGGAACTCTTTCCGCAGGCACCGGTTAAATACATGCCCCCCACCAAGTTCGCCAGCGGCAACATTTTCAAGACCCATCTGATGGACGCCATGTTCAATTTCATCGGCCAGCTCACCCATCAGGGCGTGCAACTGCTGGGCATGATGACCGAAGCGATCCACACTCCGCATCTGGCCGACCGTTCATTGGCGATCGAGAACGCCCAGTATATATTCAAAGCTGTCAAGGACTTGGACGAAAACATCTGCCTGGCACCGGACAGTTTTGTAAACAGGCGGGCCAACCAGGTGTTGCGGGAAGCCAGTGACTTTCTGGAACGCGTCGCGCAGGAAGGGCTGTTCAAGGCCATGGCCAATGGCGAATTTGCCGATATCAAGAGGCCGGAAAATGGAGGCAAGGGACTCGGCGGAGTGTTCCGCAAGGGCGATACATATTTCAATCCCTTCCTCGATAAGATGAAGCAGGAGTTGGGCTTATGACCAAGAAAGCAATCATCCGCCCCTATGGCGACACCTCCGGCGACGGCAAGATGCAGCTTTCCTTCAGCCTGCCGGTTTCGCCAGACGCGGTTGGCAAGGAAGCAGCCAGACTGCTCTTGAAACAGATCGGTTTCGACGACATCGAGATCTGCGCCATGCGTGACCTGCGTGAGGGCTACACCCATTTCATCGCCTATGCCGCAACCTCCGAATCTGTAGACACTTCCAAGATCAGAGTCAAGGTTGTGGAAACTCCGGTCATGGACCTGGAAACCACCGACGAATACATCAAGGAAGAGCTCGGCAGGCAGATAACCGTTGTGGGAGCCTGCATCGAAAGCGACGCCCATACCGTCGGCATCGACGCCATCATGAACATGAAAGGCTACAATCATCGCTTCGGATTGGAGCGCTATCAGTACTTCACGGCTATCAACCTGGGCGCCCAAGTTCCTTCGGAAGAGCTGTTACGCCGCGCGCGCGAGGAAAAGGCGGACGTGATCCTGGTTTCGCAGGTGGTCACCCAGAAAAACATCCACATCAAGAACCTCACCAAACTGATCGAACTGGCTGAGGCTGAACAGCTTAGAGACAAGATGCTGTTCATCTGCGGCGGACCGCGGATCTCTCATGAACTGGCCATCGAACTCGGTTATGATGCGGGTTTTGGAACCGGAACTTATTCCACGGACGTCGCGTCTTATATCGCTATAACCCTTGCGGCAAAGAACGTAAAAAGGTGAAAAGGTGGAAGGGTGGAATCGTGAAAACGTGGAAGCGTGGAAGCGTGTAACAATGAAGCAAACACATGCTCAATGAGTAGCCAGGAGGGAGCGTGTATTCGTATACCGATTTTGATTTGTACAAGCTGAGCATCAAGTTGGTCCTTGAAGTCTACAAAGCAACAGAAGACTTCCCCAGGCAAGAGCAGTTCGGTCTTAGCTCTCAAATGCGCAGGAGCGCTGTTTCGATTCCCTCAAACATAGCCGAGGGTTCAGGCAGGCACACAACCAAAGAATTCATTCAGTATCTTTATATGTCCAATGGTTCTCTTTCAGAACTGGAAACCCACGTGGAGATATCTAGGCAGCTTGGCTTCATAAGGGACACTGCCAACCTGGTTGATCACATCAAGAGGATCAGACCCATGATCTTACAATTAATCAAAACATTATCCAATAAACTGGACAAGGTTGACCACAAATGGGTCAAAACAACAAACTAACAGTGTTGCACGGTTTCACGTTTTCACGCTTCCACGCCCTACCATGACTCTAATACTGACCATTCTCGCCTTCGGCCTCATGATCTTCATTCATGAACTCGGGCATTTTCTTGCCGCCCGTTGGTTTGGAGTCGGCATTGAGAAATTTTCCCTGGGTTTCGGCAAACCAATATTGCAGTTTGAAAAGAAGGGGATCAAGTATCGCATCGGCTGGCTCCCTCTGGGCGGCTATGTCAAGATGAAGGGCGAAAATCCTGACGATCCATCAGCCGGGGCAGATTCGTTCCGCAAAAAGGCCTGGTGGAAAAAGGTCCTGATCGCCTTCAGCGGTCCCTTTGCCAATCTGATCCTCGGTTTGCTGCTATTCATGGTGTCCTTTGTGCTGCCCCTCAAGGTGGAGGACCAGCGTCCCATCATCCACAGGGCCGAGGGCAAATGGGCTGAGATTTTCGTTCCCGGAGACAGCCTGATCAGCTTCAACTCCAAGCCCATCCAGGGTTTCAGCGATTTCCTGGAAGCCTTGTTGATCGACCAAGGCGGGACCGCGTTAGTCGACAGGTCTGGAGAGCCCATCAGCATCGATGTTCAAGCTTCAGAAGCCGAATCGCTCGCCCTGAGCCTCTATCCCCAGGCTGCCACCGTGATCGGCGACGTGATCCCCAAAACCCCGGCCTATCATGCCAATCTGAGATCCGGGGATCTGATCACAGCGGTGGATTCGGTCTCGGTTTCGGATTGGTATGCCATGCGCGAACTGATCGTCAATTCACCCCGGGACCAGGTTGTGTTGGACATCCGGCGTGGCGAAGAGACCTTTTCCCGAACCCTCAATCTCGAAACCAGCCTCGCCACCGGCACGGCCA
This DNA window, taken from Candidatus Syntrophosphaera sp., encodes the following:
- a CDS encoding Hsp20/alpha crystallin family protein, encoding MKIVPYRKGQELRPMGTMMSIFDDFFSRAFDEDAGEDNFRSMAMDIIEHDKEFEILANLPGFRKDDVKISVHDNQLLIEAKCAESREETKGTVYRCERYSGSYRRNLLLPENSDLAKISAKMEDGVLRLVIPKKEPSPQKEIVIQ
- a CDS encoding lipocalin family protein is translated as MNYNLILTILLLVLGLSLAAKADKPVTTVKSVDLDRYLGRWYQQAFFPTRFQKADCGKVVTAEYSLGKKGRIRVLNTCWADEAATVVKSKANATAYAVDRSNSKLKVTFFWPFKGDYWIVKLDQKNYSYTVVSDPNREYLWILSRERAFDRVTYQEILDWLGQNGWDVKRLVFTGKLK
- a CDS encoding T9SS type A sorting domain-containing protein; this translates as MTKYLSYSKCSLNKNMVQGGVMNALNAVLSGLMVIMIWSGLSAQMPQWIWADGVGGANNDVGLSIATDSEGYVYVTGRFYESVTLGSITLTSTGGNNVFVAKIDTDGNYIWAVSGGANMPKAMALDAAANVYITGWFNGTAVFGSHTITSAGAEDIFVAKLSSDGAWLWASSFGGTLNDNGFAIAVDSCSQAYVTGWFSGSIQVDGNTLTSYGLRDILLVKFDIGGGVMWAEHAGGTAYDEGYGIVLDAVGNIYLSGYFTGTANFGNSTLTSYGEADIFVTKLDSSGDFLWTRQAGSSFNDIGRGIKVLDATDIYLTGSFAGPDATFGDHSISSNNSSSDIFLTRLDANGNWLWVIGAGSGSSDTGYDLDIDSVNNIVTTGYFTGTATFGNNTLVSSGEKDIFAAAANSDGNWLWAAQAGGDYADDVGWDIAVDDACGIYLTGWFEGSPNFGDISLTSNGYSDAFIAKLSSGVDIDDESVAALPFASILYEPCPNPIHLENKVRIRADLAKGERGTLDVFNLRGQRIVQYNLGQGANVVNLDIRDWPAGIYLYQLNTGTSRIAKRLILLK
- a CDS encoding lysine 5,6-aminomutase subunit alpha, whose translation is MLKLDIDPGLIQRAREAAGRIAHSFDWLFEEYSSLTIERTVLRLLGIDGALKDGKPLPNVVVDHLQAKNALVKGAAIPVANAMLANNMSAQEVAEAVGRGELDLLEQPQAAPAEIFAVLDELSGRMLKHIAHQHETREAMFTRFGPRRVPAIYVIVATGNIYEDVIQAKAVASEGADIIAVIRSTAQSLLDYVPYGATTVGFGGTYATQENFRIMRAALDEVSETEQRYISLTNYASGLCMPEISAMGAIERLDLMLNDAMYGILFRDINPKRTLLDQYFSRMINAFAGIEIQTGEDNYLTTSDAVEKAYTVTASQLLNEQFALLSGMKREKMGLGHAHEIDPELENSFSYELAHALLTKELFPQAPVKYMPPTKFASGNIFKTHLMDAMFNFIGQLTHQGVQLLGMMTEAIHTPHLADRSLAIENAQYIFKAVKDLDENICLAPDSFVNRRANQVLREASDFLERVAQEGLFKAMANGEFADIKRPENGGKGLGGVFRKGDTYFNPFLDKMKQELGL
- a CDS encoding cobalamin-dependent protein (Presence of a B(12) (cobalamin)-binding domain implies dependence on cobalamin itself, in one of its several forms, or in some unusual lineages, dependence on a cobalamin-like analog.), with product MTKKAIIRPYGDTSGDGKMQLSFSLPVSPDAVGKEAARLLLKQIGFDDIEICAMRDLREGYTHFIAYAATSESVDTSKIRVKVVETPVMDLETTDEYIKEELGRQITVVGACIESDAHTVGIDAIMNMKGYNHRFGLERYQYFTAINLGAQVPSEELLRRAREEKADVILVSQVVTQKNIHIKNLTKLIELAEAEQLRDKMLFICGGPRISHELAIELGYDAGFGTGTYSTDVASYIAITLAAKNVKR
- a CDS encoding four helix bundle protein, whose translation is MYSYTDFDLYKLSIKLVLEVYKATEDFPRQEQFGLSSQMRRSAVSIPSNIAEGSGRHTTKEFIQYLYMSNGSLSELETHVEISRQLGFIRDTANLVDHIKRIRPMILQLIKTLSNKLDKVDHKWVKTTN
- the rseP gene encoding RIP metalloprotease RseP produces the protein MTLILTILAFGLMIFIHELGHFLAARWFGVGIEKFSLGFGKPILQFEKKGIKYRIGWLPLGGYVKMKGENPDDPSAGADSFRKKAWWKKVLIAFSGPFANLILGLLLFMVSFVLPLKVEDQRPIIHRAEGKWAEIFVPGDSLISFNSKPIQGFSDFLEALLIDQGGTALVDRSGEPISIDVQASEAESLALSLYPQAATVIGDVIPKTPAYHANLRSGDLITAVDSVSVSDWYAMRELIVNSPRDQVVLDIRRGEETFSRTLNLETSLATGTAKTIGILQAQPVRYTRHFSLWEAVRLGSFNTANFISTNYQMLYKLVKRPADLQRSVGGPVMIATLSQQVGRKGLGQLLLFFGSISLILMIMNLLPIPILDGGMILFAVIEGIIRKPISVQVQSVLQTIGLFLLMALMFMAFYSDIASEVLRFMNR